One part of the Solanum dulcamara chromosome 8, daSolDulc1.2, whole genome shotgun sequence genome encodes these proteins:
- the LOC129901364 gene encoding kinase-interacting family protein-like, producing the protein MEAKLKAEKNCASSKHSMKRSFSRPSWLLCTIADLDKKMKKLVLNIPNKEGADSFTERADAYYQKRPQLLALLQELYDNYLSLADRYCQALAKNHHRRNSFPIQSFHFDDNDDQFDKEENNGSEIIDSDAESSLSYQPPVPPAQAKFESDMIVADLVIRSVDCEIILHELSQVDKHCNESSRKIELQESLLELLESERLILLNENARLGYKVASLMEENKGLSSESLFVKRKVAELARCMLNRREDHRVCVLSRKVEDLQGQIYGLERRNNEYYEQLLKHEEEKRSRSKMKKGEQQRNGSAEIGKNVPKFWDRVKKLDVFLCAPEFN; encoded by the coding sequence ATTTGGacaagaagatgaagaaattgGTACTGAACATTCCTAATAAAGAGGGTGCTGACAGTTTCACAGAACGCGCTGATGCCTATTACCAGAAAAGGCCACAGCTTCTGGCCTTACTCCAAGAATTGTACGACAACTATCTCTCTTTGGCAGATCGCTATTGCCAAGCACTTGCCAAGAATCATCATCGTCGAAATTCCTTTCCTATTCAATCCTTCCAttttgatgataatgatgatcaaTTTGACAAGGAGGAAAACAACGGATCAGAGATTATTGATTCTGATGCTGAGAGTTCATTATCATATCAGCCTCCAGTTCCACCCGCACAAGCCAAATTTGAATCAGACATGATTGTTGCAGACTTGGTGATCAGAAGTGTTGACTGTGAAATCATCCTGCACGAGCTTAGTCAAGTCGACAAGCATTGCAACGAGTCATCAAGGAAGATAGAGTTGCAGGAAAGCTTATTGGAGTTGTTGGAATCAGAGAGATTGATCTTGTTAAATGAGAACGCGAGATTGGGATACAAAGTGGCTTCATTGATGGAGGAGAATAAGGGGTTGTCTTCAGAGTCTTTGTTCGTGAAGAGGAAGGTAGCTGAGCTTGCAAGGTGCATGCTAAACAGGAGGGAGGATCATAGAGTTTGTGTTCTTAGTCGAAAAGTTGAGGATCTTCAAGGTCAGATATATGGATTGGAGAGGAGGAACAATGAGTATTATGAGCAGCTACTGAAGCATGAAGAAGAGAAAAGGAGCAGATCCAAGATGAAAAAGGGTGAACAGCAGAGAAATGGTAGTGCTGAAATTGGAAAGAATGTTCCCAAGTTTTGGGACAGGGTTAAAAAGCTTGATGTCTTCCTTTGTGCACCTGAATTCAACTAA
- the LOC129901362 gene encoding protein argonaute 1-like: MVRKRRTDVPGGAESSESHETGGGRGGVQRPSQQQQQGGGRGSGPQRGGYGGHGGGGAPRGGMAPQQSYGGPPEYYQQGRGTQQYHRGGGQPQRRGGIGGRGAPSGGPSRPPVPELHQATETLHQPVPYGRPSETYSEAGSSSQPPVPMAHQVTQQFQQLAVQPEEDATQVIPPASSKSMRFPLRPGKGSNGTRCIVKANHFFAELPDKDLHQYDVSITPEVASRGVNRAVMEQLVKLYRESHLGKRLPAYDGRKSLYTAGPLPFVQKVFEITLIDDDDGPGGARREREFKVVIKLAARADLHHLGMFLQGRQADAPQEALQVLDIVLRELPTSRYCPVGRSFYSPYLGRRQPLGEGLESWRGFYQSIRPTQMGLSLNIDMSSTAFIEPLPVIDFVSQLLNRDISSRPLSDADRVKIKKALRGVKVEVTHRGNMRRKYRISGLTSQATRELTFPVDERGTMKAVVEYFRETYGFVIQHTQLPCLQVGNTQRPNYLPMEVCKIVEGQRYSKRLNERQITALLKVTCQRPQDRENDILQTVRHNAYADDPYAREFGIRISEKLAQVEARILPAPWLKYHDTGREKDCLPQVGQWNMMNKKMVNGGTVNSWICINFSRNVQDSVARGFCSELAQMCMISGMIFNPNPVLPPVSARPDQVERVLKTRFHDAMTKLQPNGRELDLLIVILPDNNGSLYGDLKRICETDLGIVSQCCLTKHVFKMSKQYLANVSLKINVKVGGRNTVLVDAISRRIPLVSDRPTIIFGADVTHPHPGEDSSPSIAAVVASQDWPEITKYAGLVSAQAHRQELIQDLYKTWQDPTRGTVTGGMIKELLISFRRATGQKPQRIIFYRDGVSEGQFYQVLLFELDAIRKACASLEPNYQPPVTFVVVQKRHHTRLFANNHRDRNAVDRSGNILPGTVVDSKICHPTEFDFYLCSHAGIQGTSRPAHYHVLWDENNFSADGLQSLTNNLCYTYARCTRSVSIVPPAYYAHLAAFRARFYMEPETSDSGSVTSAAAPYRGGVGAVGRSTRAPGASAAVRPLPALKENVKRVMFYC; encoded by the exons ATGGTGCGGAAGAGGAGAACTGATGTTCCTGGTGGTGCCGAGAGCTCTGAGTCCCATGAAACTGGAGGGGGACGAGGTGGTGTCCAACGCCCATcacaacagcagcaacaaggTGGAGGAAGAGGCTCGGGACCTCAACGTGGAGGATATGGTGGCCATGGTGGTGGTGGAGCTCCACGTGGTGGAATGGCCCCTCAACAGTCCTATGGTGGACCTCCTGAATACTATCAACAGGGCAGGGGAACTCAGCAGTATCATCGAGGTGGAGGACAACCCCAGCGCCGTGGTGGTATAGGTGGCCGTGGGGCACCTTCTGGTGGCCCTTCTAGGCCACCAGTTCCCGAGCTGCATCAAGCTACTGAGACTCTGCATCAACCCGTACCATATGGAAGACCATCAGAAACATACTCAGAGGCTGGCTCTTCATCTCAGCCACCTGTACCGATGGCACATCAAGTTACTCAGCAGTTCCAGCAACTTGCTGTGCAACCAGAAGAAGATGCAACCCAAGTAATACCGCCCGCATCGAGCAAGTCAATGAGGTTTCCACTTCGGCCTGGAAAGGGTAGTAATGGCACTAGATGCATTGTTAAGGCCAACCACTTCTTTGCCGAGTTACCTGACAAAGACTTGCACCAGTATGAT GTTTCAATTACCCCAGAAGTAGCTTCCCGTGGTGTCAACCGTGCTGTCATGGAGCAGCTGGTAAAGCTTTACAGAGAGTCCCATCTTGGGAAGAGGCTTCCAGCTTATGACGGAAGAAAAAGTCTGTACACTGCAGGGCCCCTCCCTTTTGTTCAAAAAGTTTTTGAAATCACActtattgatgatgatgatgggcCTGGTGGTGCTAG GCGAGAAAGGGAGTTTAAAGTTGTGATCAAGCTGGCTGCTCGCGCTGATCTTCATCACTTAGGGATGTTCTTACAAGGGAGACAGGCTGATGCACCCCAAGAGGCCCTACAGGTTCTGGATATTGTTCTGCGTGAGTTGCCAACAAGTAG GTATTGTCCCGTGGGCCGTTCTTTCTATTCCCCTTATTTAGGACGAAGACAACCACTAGGTGAAGGTTTAGAGAGCTGGCGTGGCTTCTATCAAAGTATTCGTCCTACACAGATGGGATTATCCCTGAATATTG ATATGTCTTCCACGGCTTTCATTGAGCCACTGCCGGTCATTGACTTTGTGAGCCAGCTTCTGAACCGGGATATCTCTTCTAGACCATTGTCTGATGCTGATCGGGTTAAG ATAAAGAAGGCCTTGAGAGGTGTAAAGGTGGAGGTCACTCATCGTGGGAATATGAGGAGGAAGTACCGCATATCTGGTTTGACATCTCAAGCAACAAGAGAGTTGAC TTTCCCTGTTGATGAAAGAGGTACAATGAAAGCTGTTGTGGAATATTTTCGAGAAACCTATGGTTTTGTCATTCAGCATACTCAGTTGCCTTGTCTTCAAGTTGGAAATACACAAAGGCCAAATTATTTGCCTATGGAG GTCTGCAAGATTGTGGAGGGGCAGAGGTACTCCAAGCGCTTGAATGAGAGGCAGATAACAGCACTTCTGAAAGTGACGTGCCAGCGTCCTCAAGACAGAGAGAATGATATTCTTCAG ACTGTTCGTCACAATGCTTATGCTGATGATCCATATGCGAGGGAATTTGGTATTAGGATTAGCGAGAAGCTTGCTCAAGTTGAGGCTCGCATTTTGCCTGCACCTTGG CTTAAATACCATGATACAGGTCGAGAAAAAGATTGTCTTCCACAAGTGGGCCAGTGGAATATGATGAATAAG AAAATGGTTAATGGAGGAACAGTGAACAGCTGGATCTGTATAAACTTTTCTCGCAATGTGCAAGACAGTGTTGCGCGTGGATTCTGTTCTGAGCTTGCACAAATGTGCATGATATCGGGCATG ATCTTCAACCCCAATCCTGTTCTACCACCAGTGAGTGCTCGCCCTGATCAAGTTGAGAGGGTCTTGAAAACTCGATTTCATGATGCTATGACGAAGTTGCAGCCAAATGGGAGGGAGCTCGATCTGTTGATCGTTATATTGCCTGACAATAATGGCTCCCTTTATG GTGATCTAAAACGGATTTGTGAAACTGATCTTGGCATTGTATCGCAATGCTGCTTGACAAAACATGTATTTAAGATGAGCAAGCAGTATTTAGCCAATGTGTCCCTTAAGATAAATGTGAAGGTTGGAGGAAGAAACACCGTGCTTGTTGATGCGATCTCTAGGCGAATTCCCCTTGTTAGCGACCGTCCAACTATTATTTTTGGTGCAGATGTAACCCATCCTCACCCTGGAGAGGATTCTAGCCCGTCCATTGCTGCG GTGGTTGCTTCTCAAGATTGGCCTGAGATTACTAAGTATGCTGGTCTGGTTTCTGCTCAAGCTCATAGGCAGGAGCTTATACAAGATCTGTACAAGACTTGGCAAGATCCAACTAGAGGAACTGTGACTGGTGGCATGATAAA GGAATTGCTTATTTCCTTCCGTCGAGCGACTGGACAGAAGCCTCAGAGAATAATATTCTACCG aGATGGTGTTAGTGAAGGACAATTTTATCAAGTGCTTCTTTTTGAACTTGATGCAATCCGCAAG GCCTGTGCATCTCTAGAACCCAACTATCAGCCCCCAGTTACATTTGTTGTGGTTCAGAAACGTCACCACACAAGGTTGTTTGCCAACAACCACCGTGATAGAAATGCTGTTGATCGAAGTGGGAACATTTTGCCTG GTACTGTTGTCGATTCAAAGATATGCCACCCTACCGAGTTTGATTTCTATCTCTGTAGTCATGCCGGCATACAG GGTACTAGCCGCCCAGCTCATTATCATGTCTTGTGGGATGAGAACAATTTTTCTGCTGACGGGCTGCAGTCTTTGACTAACAACCTCTGTTATAC ATATGCTAGGTGTACTCGTTCCGTCTCCATTG TTCCTCCAGCCTATTATGCACATTTGGCAGCTTTCCGTGCTCGTTTTTACATGGAACCGGAGACATCTGACAGTGGATCTGTCACAAGTGCAGCTGCTCCATACAGAGGTGGTGTAGGAGCAGTTGGAAGGAGCACACGAGCACCAGGTGCTTCTGCTGCTGTGAGGCCCCTTCCTGCTCTCAAGGAGAATGTCAAAAGGGTGATGTTCTATTGTTAG